A single window of Paenibacillus sp. FSL H8-0537 DNA harbors:
- a CDS encoding Gfo/Idh/MocA family oxidoreductase has translation MRTLALGIIGCASIVRRAIFQPLPFVEGISVVGIANRTRSRAEALAAEFGVPHVFERLEDVLASPDVDAVYIALSNDLHAEWVLRAARAGKHVLVEKPIAMNAVECAQLAERLAGEPVVVLEGLMIQHHPWQSDLRELIQGQRYGKLLQMRTELHISMRDLPMTSYRCDPDRGGGVFADLGCYWLQMLQQLPGIEATNPSKLKAESAFDGPRGCDWTFDASLAYASGFVAELSASFERPYRTRHVLRLEHAVLVVNDYFRANVGRYKITIKIEEPGTGRPLGSKSFEPMHYYENQLAYFRDSVWTETGKGSRELLRESLERVRLQERILAAAVYRKRYVEEGMK, from the coding sequence ATGAGAACTTTAGCTCTAGGCATCATCGGCTGTGCGTCCATCGTTCGCAGGGCAATATTCCAGCCGCTTCCGTTCGTCGAAGGCATTAGCGTGGTGGGCATTGCTAACCGTACAAGATCGCGGGCGGAGGCGCTGGCTGCGGAATTCGGTGTACCGCACGTATTTGAGCGGCTTGAGGATGTATTGGCAAGCCCGGATGTGGACGCCGTGTATATCGCGCTGAGCAATGACCTTCATGCCGAATGGGTGCTGCGCGCCGCCCGGGCGGGCAAGCATGTGCTGGTGGAAAAGCCGATTGCGATGAATGCGGTGGAGTGTGCGCAGCTTGCGGAGCGGCTTGCAGGCGAGCCAGTGGTTGTGCTGGAAGGGCTGATGATCCAGCATCACCCGTGGCAGAGCGACTTGCGGGAGCTCATTCAAGGCCAGCGTTATGGCAAGCTGCTGCAGATGCGGACGGAGCTGCATATATCGATGCGTGATTTGCCAATGACGAGCTACCGCTGCGATCCAGACAGAGGAGGAGGCGTCTTCGCCGACCTTGGCTGTTACTGGCTGCAAATGCTGCAGCAGCTGCCGGGCATTGAGGCAACCAACCCCTCGAAGCTGAAGGCGGAATCAGCGTTCGACGGTCCGAGGGGCTGCGACTGGACGTTCGACGCCTCGCTCGCCTATGCCAGCGGGTTCGTTGCGGAACTGTCGGCTTCCTTCGAACGCCCTTACCGTACGCGGCATGTATTGAGGCTGGAGCATGCTGTCCTTGTAGTAAACGATTATTTTCGCGCCAACGTTGGCAGATATAAAATCACGATCAAGATCGAGGAGCCGGGAACCGGCCGCCCGCTTGGCAGCAAAAGCTTTGAGCCGATGCATTATTACGAAAATCAGCTGGCGTATTTCCGCGACAGCGTCTGGACGGAGACTGGCAAAGGAAGTCGCGAGCTTCTTCGTGAATCGCTGGAGCGAGTTAGGCTCCAGGAGCGGATTCTTGCGGCCGCTGTGTACCGCAAGCGCTATGTCGAGGAAGGTATGAAGTAA
- a CDS encoding ABC transporter ATP-binding protein, which translates to MIIEVDGLSKSFTYHKKELGLKSSIQNLFRREQQTKHAVSDISFSIEEGEVVGFLGPNGAGKTTTLKMLSGILHPTSGSAKVFGYTPWERKNEFKRQFSIVMGQKNQLWWDLPANESLYLNKCIYEVDDAEYARTLGELTELLDVKELLKVQVRRLSLGERMKMELIAALIHKPRILLLDEPTIGLDIISQRKIREFFKYYNRDKKTTIVLTSHYMNDIEELCDRSIIINHGRIVFDGGLSEVNERLGHKKIMKLVLSEPVEEWVLNQVGEVKEFKDTHVKFVFEQSEIKKMSRWVLDHLPVIDFTIEDIPIEEGIALLYQSGGEKHETA; encoded by the coding sequence ATGATCATTGAGGTTGACGGCTTATCCAAATCCTTCACTTACCATAAGAAAGAGCTGGGACTTAAAAGTTCGATCCAAAATTTGTTCCGCCGCGAGCAGCAAACCAAACATGCGGTTTCGGATATTTCCTTCAGCATCGAGGAGGGCGAGGTCGTCGGATTCCTCGGGCCGAATGGTGCCGGCAAGACGACGACGCTCAAGATGCTGTCGGGCATTTTGCATCCGACGAGCGGCAGCGCCAAGGTGTTCGGCTACACGCCATGGGAGCGGAAAAACGAATTTAAACGGCAATTTTCCATCGTCATGGGACAGAAAAATCAGCTGTGGTGGGACTTGCCTGCGAATGAGTCGCTATACCTGAACAAATGCATCTACGAGGTGGACGATGCAGAGTATGCGCGTACGCTGGGAGAGCTGACCGAGCTGCTGGACGTGAAGGAGCTGCTTAAGGTGCAGGTACGCAGATTGTCGCTAGGTGAACGGATGAAGATGGAGCTGATTGCCGCTCTCATTCATAAGCCGAGAATTCTCCTTCTTGATGAGCCGACCATCGGTCTCGATATTATTTCGCAGCGCAAAATAAGGGAGTTTTTCAAATATTACAATCGCGACAAAAAAACGACAATCGTCCTGACCAGCCATTACATGAACGATATTGAGGAGCTGTGCGATCGGTCTATTATCATCAACCACGGAAGGATCGTATTTGACGGAGGGCTGAGTGAGGTCAATGAAAGGCTCGGGCATAAAAAAATTATGAAGCTTGTGCTTTCCGAGCCCGTTGAAGAATGGGTGCTGAATCAAGTCGGGGAGGTCAAGGAATTCAAGGATACGCATGTGAAGTTCGTGTTCGAGCAGTCGGAAATTAAAAAAATGTCGCGCTGGGTGCTTGATCACCTGCCCGTAATCGATTTCACCATCGAGGATATTCCGATTGAGGAGGGCATCGCCCTGCTGTACCAAAGTGGCGGTGAGAAGCATGAGACTGCATAG
- a CDS encoding ABC-2 family transporter protein: MRLHSMYLKTFSLGVQNSLEYRTNFFLNLFGAVFPILIQYFYWRAVFTSSGQQMVFGFSYNQMIAYSILAVLMSKLIGTTFQYEIARDIKDGGLNKYLVKPIGYLSYRIFCFLGEKSVQMLVVLALSVIVMLLLDAWLDFPVNLPYILLFLCVVPSALMLNFFIYYSLSAVAFWFTEANGAFRTFVLLANIAGGGLFPLDIYGPVTKAILLALPFNYVIYFPIRLLSGMLTGPEIATGAMMQLIWIGVFAALSTLLWRQGLTKYIAVGG, encoded by the coding sequence ATGAGACTGCATAGCATGTACTTGAAAACCTTCTCACTCGGCGTGCAAAATTCGCTGGAATACCGGACGAACTTCTTTCTGAACCTGTTTGGCGCAGTATTTCCAATTTTAATTCAGTACTTCTACTGGAGGGCGGTGTTTACCAGCTCGGGCCAACAAATGGTATTCGGATTTTCGTATAACCAGATGATCGCCTATTCCATTCTGGCCGTCTTGATGTCTAAGCTGATCGGCACCACGTTTCAATACGAAATTGCCCGGGACATAAAGGACGGCGGATTGAATAAGTACCTTGTCAAGCCGATCGGGTATTTATCATACCGGATTTTCTGCTTTCTTGGGGAAAAAAGCGTGCAAATGCTCGTTGTGCTCGCCCTTTCAGTGATTGTCATGCTGCTGCTGGACGCGTGGCTCGATTTTCCGGTCAACCTGCCCTATATTTTGCTGTTTCTATGCGTTGTGCCCAGCGCTTTAATGCTGAACTTCTTCATCTATTACAGCTTAAGTGCTGTCGCCTTCTGGTTCACGGAAGCGAATGGCGCATTTCGGACGTTTGTGCTGCTTGCCAATATTGCTGGCGGAGGGTTGTTTCCGCTGGATATTTACGGCCCGGTTACCAAGGCTATTCTATTGGCGCTTCCATTCAATTACGTGATTTATTTCCCTATCCGTCTGCTCAGCGGCATGCTGACCGGCCCGGAAATTGCTACTGGGGCAATGATGCAGCTGATCTGGATCGGAGTGTTCGCCGCACTCTCGACCTTGCTGTGGAGGCAGGGTCTCACGAAATATATTGCGGTGGGAGGGTAG
- a CDS encoding ABC-2 family transporter protein — MLKTLKRYALIYKVIVKNCFIAQMEYRINFLFANTIEIAYLFIKLLYVMVAFRVGVVINGYTPDMMMMFVGSFTMMTGFYCLFFYSNFMNLSNHVRNGTLDLLITKPVSLQFIVTLRNVDFGFSFTNIVAGAGMIIIAWARMGIPVTPSRVLVFMLFIFLGIVLKYAIFLMPSLISFWTVQTAAVNQMSTAIWDMNHVPMHIYGRSVRHVGTFLFPVLVITNFPPLFVLDRLSWAHMVWFLIAPLLFLFLSRKLWNVAIRNYSSASS, encoded by the coding sequence TTGTTAAAGACATTAAAAAGATATGCGTTGATCTACAAGGTTATCGTCAAAAACTGCTTCATCGCCCAGATGGAATACCGGATCAATTTTTTGTTCGCTAACACGATTGAAATCGCTTATTTATTCATCAAGCTGCTTTATGTAATGGTTGCGTTCCGCGTCGGGGTCGTCATTAACGGCTATACGCCAGATATGATGATGATGTTTGTCGGGTCCTTTACGATGATGACGGGCTTTTATTGTCTTTTCTTTTATTCGAACTTCATGAATTTGAGCAATCACGTTCGAAACGGAACGCTTGATTTGCTCATCACTAAGCCGGTTTCGTTGCAGTTTATTGTGACGCTGCGCAATGTGGACTTCGGCTTCTCGTTTACAAACATAGTGGCCGGAGCAGGGATGATTATTATTGCCTGGGCTCGCATGGGCATTCCGGTCACACCTTCGCGGGTATTGGTGTTCATGCTGTTCATCTTCCTTGGCATCGTGCTCAAATATGCGATTTTCCTGATGCCATCCTTGATCTCGTTCTGGACGGTGCAGACGGCGGCGGTCAATCAAATGTCTACCGCGATATGGGATATGAACCATGTGCCAATGCATATATACGGCCGCTCGGTTAGGCATGTAGGCACATTTTTGTTCCCGGTGCTTGTTATTACTAATTTTCCGCCGCTGTTCGTGCTCGACCGACTGAGCTGGGCGCATATGGTCTGGTTCCTGATCGCCCCGCTGCTATTCTTATTTCTCTCGCGGAAGCTGTGGAATGTGGCCATCCGCAATTATTCCAGCGCAAGCAGCTAG
- the rfbF gene encoding glucose-1-phosphate cytidylyltransferase, which yields MGKTKVVLLSGGFGTRLGEETMLRPKPMVEIGGMPILCHIMNIYDACGFNEFIIALGYKKEMIKQYFLNYMYLQNDFCIQMSQATVDIVRHRQPDWTVHLLDTGLSTMTGGRLHRLRDQLCGGTFMTTYGDGVGDIDVKSLLDYHKSHGKLATVTLVKPRARFGTVDLMGDQVVCFKEKADTGGWINGGFFVFEPGVLDYIAHDTDVLESDVLPRLAEEGQLMAYRHDGFWDCMDTMRDKQYLESLWASGEAPWKRWRED from the coding sequence ATGGGGAAAACAAAGGTTGTCTTATTGTCCGGCGGCTTCGGTACCCGTCTGGGTGAAGAAACGATGCTGCGGCCGAAGCCGATGGTAGAGATCGGAGGCATGCCGATTTTATGCCATATTATGAATATTTACGATGCTTGCGGCTTTAATGAGTTTATTATCGCTCTAGGCTACAAGAAGGAAATGATCAAGCAATATTTTCTCAATTATATGTACTTGCAAAACGATTTCTGCATCCAGATGAGCCAAGCGACCGTCGATATTGTCAGGCACAGGCAGCCGGATTGGACGGTGCATCTGCTCGATACGGGATTGAGCACCATGACGGGCGGGCGACTGCACAGGCTTCGGGATCAGCTCTGCGGCGGTACATTCATGACGACCTATGGGGATGGAGTGGGGGACATCGACGTCAAGAGCTTGCTCGATTATCACAAATCCCATGGCAAATTGGCGACGGTCACGCTCGTCAAGCCTCGTGCCCGCTTCGGCACGGTGGACCTAATGGGCGATCAGGTCGTCTGCTTCAAGGAAAAGGCTGATACCGGAGGCTGGATTAACGGCGGTTTTTTTGTCTTTGAGCCAGGCGTGCTTGATTATATCGCTCACGATACGGATGTGCTTGAGAGCGATGTCCTTCCTCGGCTGGCTGAGGAGGGACAACTGATGGCTTACAGACACGATGGGTTCTGGGACTGCATGGATACGATGCGCGATAAGCAGTATCTTGAAAGCCTTTGGGCTTCCGGGGAAGCCCCCTGGAAGCGCTGGCGCGAGGATTAA
- a CDS encoding NAD-dependent epimerase/dehydratase family protein, whose translation MDVMNNSIVQEDMAYIQEKMANPACFVGMNILITGCGGFIGFYLTHLFVHLKRQGYAYGKLLLLDTFRSSIPEWLSRLTQEHQDIEAHTFDIARDSLELVQGAVSADYVFHMASIASPTFYRQFPVETIEANVMGLQRLLDFYKHRPLKGLLFFSSSEIYGDPDPAYIPTPESYWGHVASIGPRACYDESKRMGETLCYVYHQTFGMPVRVVRPFNNFGPGMSLTDRRLPADFALAVIRNEPIVIHSDGKPTRTFCYIADAIDGYLRVLLHDEFDFFNIGMDGGELSVEQLAGIYREAAAELQGYTGDIHYTASPEKDYLLHNPSRRCPDLSKARGVLGYRPEIEVSEGVRRYLTFLQKELISV comes from the coding sequence ATGGATGTGATGAATAATTCGATCGTACAGGAAGATATGGCGTATATCCAAGAAAAAATGGCCAACCCCGCCTGCTTCGTCGGGATGAACATTTTGATTACCGGCTGCGGCGGCTTTATCGGGTTTTATCTGACTCACTTGTTCGTTCATCTGAAGCGGCAGGGCTATGCCTATGGCAAGCTGCTGCTGCTCGATACCTTCCGTTCCAGCATCCCGGAGTGGCTTTCCCGCCTAACCCAGGAACATCAGGATATTGAGGCGCACACGTTCGATATTGCCAGAGACAGCCTTGAGCTTGTGCAGGGCGCCGTGTCTGCTGATTACGTCTTTCATATGGCTTCCATCGCCTCGCCCACGTTTTATCGGCAGTTTCCAGTCGAAACGATCGAAGCGAATGTCATGGGGCTGCAGCGGCTGCTCGACTTCTATAAGCATCGCCCGCTGAAGGGGCTTCTGTTCTTTTCCAGCAGCGAAATATACGGCGATCCGGACCCGGCTTACATACCGACCCCTGAGTCGTACTGGGGACATGTGGCGAGCATCGGCCCGCGCGCATGCTACGATGAGTCGAAACGAATGGGCGAGACGCTGTGCTACGTCTATCATCAGACATTCGGCATGCCAGTCCGTGTTGTGCGGCCGTTCAACAATTTCGGTCCCGGCATGTCGCTCACGGATCGAAGGCTGCCCGCTGACTTCGCGCTAGCCGTGATCCGGAATGAACCGATTGTCATTCACTCGGACGGCAAGCCGACTCGGACGTTTTGCTACATTGCCGACGCGATTGACGGCTACCTCCGCGTCCTTCTGCATGACGAATTCGACTTTTTTAATATCGGAATGGACGGCGGAGAGCTGTCCGTTGAACAGTTGGCTGGCATATATCGTGAGGCTGCCGCTGAGCTGCAAGGCTACACGGGCGACATCCACTACACTGCATCCCCAGAAAAGGATTATTTGCTGCATAACCCGTCTAGGCGCTGTCCGGACCTTTCAAAAGCCCGAGGTGTGCTCGGTTACCGGCCCGAGATTGAAGTGTCCGAAGGAGTCAGACGTTATTTAACGTTTCTGCAGAAGGAGTTGATCTCCGTATGA
- a CDS encoding nucleotide sugar dehydrogenase yields the protein MIAVIGLGFVGLTTGLGLAHRLGCTLFAYDCDPEKRELYQTGRIPFHEPELQEQLGRYLGSRFVVCDTLEEALRNAEYIFYCVGTPALADGSADLNALLDGLKESGEVLRDGRFRVLIIKSTVPPGTTSRVIAPLLKQLGLRLGEHVGLATNPEFLREGSAWRDVMEPDRIVIGEAEPVGGRMLAELYALGFDAPVRRVSATTAEFVKYMSNSLLATLISFANEMALIAEQTGDIEIPQAFRLLHEDKRWHGTPAKMTDYVYPGCGFGGYCLPKDIASMIHHASVIGEPAGLLQAAALVNQKAQLRMAERIAAAAGDQKSRKIGILGLSFKPGSDDVRGAVSFEIIRHLLGMGYLSIAAYDPLAMKAFDLAYGMPISYAQTMEELASGSEVIALITSWEEFAEKRHLLSGKLVIDGRYTEAQSGVIVHAGE from the coding sequence ATGATCGCGGTAATCGGACTAGGCTTCGTCGGTCTGACGACTGGGCTTGGACTTGCCCATCGTCTCGGCTGTACCCTATTTGCATACGATTGCGATCCGGAAAAAAGGGAGCTGTACCAAACCGGAAGGATACCGTTTCACGAGCCAGAGCTGCAAGAGCAGCTTGGGCGCTATCTGGGCAGCCGATTCGTGGTTTGCGATACGCTCGAAGAAGCCTTGCGTAATGCGGAATATATCTTTTACTGCGTAGGCACTCCCGCTCTTGCCGATGGCAGCGCAGATCTGAACGCCCTGCTGGATGGGTTGAAGGAGAGCGGCGAGGTGTTGCGCGATGGCCGGTTCCGCGTGCTGATCATAAAGTCCACCGTACCGCCGGGTACGACTTCGCGCGTAATTGCTCCTCTGCTCAAGCAGCTGGGATTACGTCTTGGAGAGCATGTCGGCCTCGCAACAAACCCGGAGTTTCTAAGGGAAGGCTCGGCGTGGCGCGATGTGATGGAGCCGGACCGAATCGTCATTGGGGAGGCTGAGCCTGTCGGAGGACGGATGCTTGCCGAGCTGTATGCCTTGGGCTTTGATGCTCCCGTCCGCCGCGTATCGGCCACAACTGCCGAATTTGTTAAATATATGTCCAATTCGCTGCTCGCCACGCTAATCAGCTTCGCGAATGAGATGGCACTGATTGCGGAGCAGACTGGCGACATTGAGATTCCTCAGGCGTTTCGCTTGCTTCACGAGGACAAGCGCTGGCACGGCACGCCAGCCAAGATGACGGATTACGTATATCCAGGCTGCGGTTTCGGCGGATATTGCTTGCCTAAGGACATCGCGTCTATGATTCATCACGCTTCTGTCATTGGCGAGCCTGCCGGCCTGCTGCAGGCTGCGGCCCTCGTGAACCAAAAGGCGCAGCTGCGAATGGCGGAGCGGATTGCCGCTGCTGCCGGAGACCAGAAGAGCCGTAAGATTGGCATTCTTGGGCTTTCATTTAAGCCGGGCAGCGACGATGTACGCGGCGCCGTTTCCTTTGAAATCATTCGTCATTTGCTCGGGATGGGCTATCTGAGCATTGCTGCCTATGACCCGCTAGCGATGAAAGCGTTCGATCTAGCTTACGGAATGCCTATTTCATATGCACAAACGATGGAGGAGCTGGCTTCGGGGAGCGAAGTTATCGCGCTGATTACCAGCTGGGAGGAATTTGCAGAGAAAAGGCATTTGCTCTCGGGCAAGCTCGTCATCGACGGCAGGTACACGGAAGCGCAAAGCGGGGTGATTGTTCATGCTGGAGAATAA
- a CDS encoding phosphopantetheine-binding protein, whose protein sequence is MLENKESIVNILAKLLNLEPELLVGLGEDADLTEQYLSSVLVVELVVELEQYFGLMIDDEDLLTENVSTMRKIGELISKYIEMQPSKE, encoded by the coding sequence ATGCTGGAGAATAAGGAAAGCATCGTGAATATATTGGCGAAGCTGCTGAATCTAGAGCCGGAGCTGCTTGTGGGGCTTGGTGAGGACGCAGATTTAACGGAGCAGTATTTAAGCTCCGTTCTTGTGGTGGAGCTTGTAGTTGAGCTGGAACAATATTTTGGCCTGATGATCGATGATGAAGATTTATTGACGGAAAATGTCTCCACGATGCGGAAAATCGGGGAGCTGATCTCGAAATATATAGAGATGCAGCCATCGAAGGAGTGA
- a CDS encoding LLM class flavin-dependent oxidoreductase, with amino-acid sequence MTFCWMLPQGDLQQIMEQTIAAEGDGFHSVLLINANDYMDPWLAASYLAERTEKLRFLIAQNTSYILPTAAAKALSTLNLLTNGRADINVVTGSSAIEMGRMTKAVGHEQRYERTKEFVEVFHRLQEGGSVHFRGSWFEVNQGELYPKPSSYSSVFISGSSPEAMQIAAAGGHHYLTYGHDYPVVSQRLETFRGYIPKTSLDRAKCGIMIDIIARETTEAAWAAAERFLGEASALEKRTNRLFRNNCDAAGIQSYKAHYADPMAKVSEHLWAGLVQLNTSNGFSIVGSYEEVRQSIRKFQQLGVDYFILSGLAGPDEQLRIGEYILPYVRGNKESEGFSSAVKEASSLGNGHYA; translated from the coding sequence ATGACGTTTTGCTGGATGCTTCCGCAGGGCGATCTTCAGCAGATCATGGAGCAGACTATAGCCGCCGAAGGGGACGGCTTTCATTCCGTGCTGTTGATCAATGCGAACGATTACATGGACCCGTGGCTTGCTGCCTCATATTTGGCCGAGCGAACCGAGAAGCTGCGATTTCTGATCGCGCAAAATACGAGCTATATTCTGCCAACGGCAGCGGCGAAAGCGCTAAGCACATTAAACCTGCTGACTAACGGCCGAGCGGATATAAATGTAGTAACTGGCAGCTCAGCCATTGAGATGGGGCGCATGACGAAAGCGGTTGGCCACGAGCAGCGCTACGAGCGGACGAAGGAATTTGTAGAAGTGTTTCACCGCCTGCAAGAAGGCGGGAGCGTTCACTTTAGAGGTTCCTGGTTCGAGGTGAATCAAGGAGAGTTGTATCCGAAGCCGTCTTCCTATAGCAGCGTGTTTATATCCGGCAGCTCTCCCGAGGCGATGCAAATCGCGGCTGCTGGCGGGCACCATTATTTAACGTATGGGCATGATTACCCGGTTGTCAGCCAGCGGCTTGAAACGTTTCGTGGATATATCCCGAAGACAAGTCTGGATCGTGCCAAGTGCGGCATTATGATCGATATTATCGCCAGAGAGACGACTGAAGCGGCTTGGGCCGCAGCGGAGCGTTTTCTTGGCGAAGCTAGCGCTCTAGAGAAGCGCACGAACCGGCTGTTCCGCAATAATTGCGATGCTGCTGGTATTCAGAGCTACAAGGCGCATTATGCAGACCCGATGGCAAAAGTATCCGAGCACTTATGGGCAGGACTCGTGCAGCTGAATACATCAAACGGCTTTTCCATCGTCGGCTCGTACGAGGAGGTACGGCAGTCGATCCGGAAGTTCCAGCAGCTAGGCGTAGACTATTTTATTCTGAGTGGGCTCGCGGGGCCCGATGAACAGCTGCGCATCGGCGAGTATATTCTCCCCTATGTAAGAGGAAATAAGGAATCCGAAGGATTTTCGTCGGCGGTAAAGGAGGCCTCATCCCTTGGAAATGGACATTATGCCTAA
- a CDS encoding phosphotransferase: MKANLHVQDDNGIVQEAIGRFALERVAFVPLESFESEVYAWEMEGRKFILKLTRKSRRTREQLLGEIDFVQFVSSNGVSVARPIASRSGQYVENIVSSMDDMEGMVDGEGSGGSAGYWAYAFEWAEGERVGPAHYGPKLYKVWGTAMGRLHSLSERYAPKLPEWIRPSWEESELLPTLDVCARSSFPELRSAVDTWMTKVRRIPEHTGEFGLIHNDMHPRNFHWTGEGIVMFDFDGLTHHHYASDIAVALYYGLAEHSRASESSWSPEKFLHCFLEGYSVCRTVSAELQRHIPDWMMFRHIQLYMLYFRSWGERPAGVTERWILSRYRKDIIGGTLFGRKPEDLA; the protein is encoded by the coding sequence ATGAAAGCTAACCTGCATGTACAAGACGACAATGGAATCGTTCAAGAAGCCATCGGACGCTTCGCTCTAGAACGAGTAGCATTCGTTCCGCTGGAGAGCTTTGAGAGTGAAGTGTACGCATGGGAAATGGAAGGGCGCAAATTTATTCTAAAACTAACCCGGAAGAGTCGTCGGACCCGGGAACAGCTGCTGGGAGAAATCGATTTTGTTCAATTTGTCTCTTCTAATGGCGTATCCGTTGCTAGGCCCATCGCTTCAAGGAGCGGTCAATACGTGGAAAATATCGTCAGTAGCATGGATGATATGGAGGGCATGGTGGACGGCGAAGGAAGTGGAGGCAGCGCGGGATACTGGGCGTATGCTTTCGAGTGGGCGGAGGGCGAGCGAGTCGGCCCCGCCCACTATGGGCCCAAACTTTACAAAGTATGGGGGACCGCCATGGGACGGCTGCATAGCCTTTCCGAGCGGTATGCGCCGAAGCTGCCCGAATGGATTCGTCCCAGCTGGGAGGAATCGGAGCTGCTGCCAACGTTAGACGTATGTGCCCGCAGCTCGTTTCCGGAGCTTCGGTCTGCGGTTGACACCTGGATGACCAAAGTAAGGCGAATTCCTGAGCATACGGGGGAATTTGGTTTAATTCACAACGATATGCATCCTCGCAATTTTCATTGGACCGGGGAAGGCATTGTCATGTTCGATTTTGACGGATTGACTCATCATCATTATGCGAGCGACATTGCGGTCGCATTGTATTACGGTTTGGCGGAACATAGCCGGGCAAGTGAGAGCAGTTGGTCTCCTGAGAAATTCCTGCACTGTTTTTTGGAAGGATATTCGGTTTGCCGGACCGTCTCAGCAGAGCTGCAGCGCCATATTCCCGATTGGATGATGTTTCGTCATATCCAGCTTTATATGTTGTATTTCCGGTCTTGGGGGGAGCGGCCCGCTGGTGTCACGGAGAGATGGATCTTGAGCCGTTACAGGAAAGATATTATAGGAGGAACGCTGTTCGGCAGGAAACCTGAGGATTTGGCATGA
- a CDS encoding acyl carrier protein: MNRTEWTKEHIAGYVLSLIKEQLQLEKDVAPDDELASYGMDSFASMSLVVAFETNFNIVFEDEELLFENFATLQDMVEAIYGKLQP, from the coding sequence ATGAATCGTACGGAATGGACCAAGGAACATATCGCGGGTTATGTGCTGTCGCTGATCAAGGAGCAGCTTCAATTGGAGAAGGATGTCGCGCCAGATGATGAGCTGGCAAGCTATGGTATGGACTCATTTGCTTCAATGAGTCTTGTTGTAGCGTTCGAAACGAACTTCAATATCGTCTTTGAAGACGAGGAGCTGCTTTTCGAAAATTTTGCCACCTTGCAGGATATGGTCGAAGCCATTTACGGAAAGCTGCAGCCATGA